Proteins encoded within one genomic window of Pectobacterium araliae:
- a CDS encoding nitroreductase family protein, with protein MSNAFLQSIKARRSIYAIGNKLPISEDQVTALITEAVNESPSSFNSQSSRVVILFGEQHHKLWDIVKQQLKKIVPADAFAPTESKLASFAAGAGTVLFFEDTAVIEALQEKFALYADNFPVWSEHSTGIAQFAVWSTLAQEKIGASLQHYNPLIDNDVKAQWNLPASWKLRAQMPFGSVEQPAGEKTYIAFEERFRVFK; from the coding sequence ATGAGTAATGCTTTTTTGCAGTCAATCAAGGCCCGTCGTTCAATCTATGCCATCGGCAATAAGTTACCGATATCAGAAGATCAGGTTACCGCGCTCATTACCGAAGCCGTTAATGAAAGCCCCTCCTCTTTTAATTCACAAAGCTCACGCGTTGTGATTCTGTTCGGCGAGCAGCATCACAAACTGTGGGATATTGTTAAACAGCAACTGAAGAAAATTGTACCTGCGGATGCTTTCGCCCCAACAGAAAGCAAACTGGCCTCCTTTGCCGCTGGCGCGGGAACGGTCCTGTTCTTTGAAGACACCGCCGTGATTGAAGCGCTACAGGAAAAATTCGCGCTCTATGCCGATAATTTCCCAGTTTGGTCAGAGCACTCAACGGGGATCGCCCAGTTTGCCGTGTGGTCCACGCTGGCACAGGAAAAAATTGGCGCTTCACTCCAGCACTACAACCCGTTGATCGACAATGACGTCAAAGCACAGTGGAATCTACCAGCCAGTTGGAAGCTGCGTGCTCAAATGCCATTCGGTTCCGTTGAACAACCCGCCGGTGAGAAAACCTATATCGCCTTTGAAGAACGTTTCCGCGTATTTAAGTAA
- a CDS encoding sensor domain-containing diguanylate cyclase: MQTGFINHARWLDKTRAIIILGSMLLAAFLVISWTSYEVAKESLEEEIEENTLPLTSDNVYSEIQQDLLKPIFISSLMAHDTFLRDWVLKDENDPQAMFRYLREIDRRFDTVFSFFISDKTKRYYDQQRILKTVSENTPDDQWYFQHRTLSDEMPYAIDIAFDPENRTRLDILINHKVVDYDGNFIGITGVGIPVDRVKHLLEKYEQRYNRTIYFIDKEGNITLHGETYHRPLKIQQQLGLGNIATTILTAPGGAYEYQSDGERIFLNTRLIPEFGWYLMVEQTSHPSEKRLFATLLKNLGISTFVSVLFLFLLWLTIGGYQRRLEQMATTDKLTGLMNRQAFDYLFRRLGTKNALQHKSLSILLIDIDHFKKINDKYGHNVGDLVLQEISARLSANTRSSDQPCRWGGEEFVILLDDCDINAAQQRAEALRQNIEITPLSYREGAIQVTVSCGVAEYRAGETLNMLINRADIALYQAKQQGRNQVVRAQ, translated from the coding sequence TTGCAGACTGGATTCATTAATCATGCACGCTGGCTGGATAAAACACGCGCAATCATCATACTCGGCTCCATGCTACTCGCCGCTTTTCTTGTTATCAGTTGGACTAGTTATGAAGTGGCGAAGGAATCACTGGAAGAAGAAATCGAAGAAAATACCCTGCCGCTAACCAGTGATAACGTCTATTCGGAAATCCAACAAGATTTGCTCAAACCTATCTTTATTTCGTCGCTGATGGCACACGATACCTTTTTACGCGACTGGGTGCTGAAGGATGAAAACGATCCGCAGGCCATGTTTCGCTACCTGCGAGAAATCGATCGTCGCTTCGATACCGTATTTTCGTTCTTCATTTCGGATAAAACCAAGCGTTACTACGATCAGCAGCGCATCCTGAAAACCGTCTCAGAGAATACGCCAGATGATCAATGGTATTTCCAACACCGAACGCTATCGGACGAGATGCCTTATGCCATCGATATCGCGTTCGATCCAGAGAATCGCACACGCCTTGATATTCTGATTAATCACAAAGTCGTGGACTATGACGGCAATTTTATCGGTATTACCGGCGTCGGTATTCCCGTTGACCGCGTTAAACACCTCCTTGAAAAATATGAGCAGCGCTATAACCGTACAATCTATTTCATTGATAAGGAAGGCAACATTACCTTACATGGAGAAACTTATCACCGTCCGCTCAAGATTCAGCAGCAGCTGGGGCTAGGCAATATTGCTACCACGATCCTAACCGCCCCCGGCGGCGCTTATGAATATCAATCAGACGGGGAACGTATTTTCCTTAACACCCGACTAATCCCTGAATTCGGTTGGTATTTGATGGTAGAACAGACCAGCCACCCCAGTGAAAAACGACTGTTCGCCACGCTGCTGAAAAACCTGGGTATCAGTACGTTCGTTAGCGTCCTTTTCTTATTTCTGCTATGGCTGACTATTGGTGGATATCAACGCCGTCTGGAACAAATGGCAACAACAGATAAATTAACAGGCCTCATGAACCGTCAGGCATTTGACTATTTATTCCGCCGCCTTGGTACGAAAAATGCCTTACAGCACAAATCGCTTTCCATTCTTCTCATTGATATTGACCATTTCAAGAAAATCAATGACAAGTACGGTCACAACGTTGGGGATCTGGTTTTACAAGAAATTTCCGCACGCTTGTCGGCCAATACCCGCTCCAGCGATCAGCCCTGCCGTTGGGGAGGTGAAGAGTTCGTCATTCTACTCGACGATTGCGACATCAACGCCGCACAACAACGCGCCGAGGCACTACGCCAGAATATAGAAATAACGCCCCTTTCCTACCGTGAAGGGGCTATTCAGGTGACGGTCAGCTGCGGTGTCGCGGAATATCGGGCTGGCGAGACGCTCAATATGCTGATTAACCGCGCCGATATCGCGCTTTATCAGGCCAAACAGCAAGGGCGTAATCAGGTAGTACGCGCACAATAG